A genome region from Desulfobulbaceae bacterium DB1 includes the following:
- a CDS encoding radical SAM protein, with product MLLINPPIAKPCEPPAGIARLAGALRGRKITCTTLDASLEGLLFLLADPPAADDTWSRRACRNLRHNLAALRTPEPYGNFDRYSRAVTDINRVLTLAGAPRLSLSLVNYQDETLSPLKSNDLLQAAAQPERNIFYPFFAERITRLVETEQPAFVGISLNYLSQALPAFAMLGFVRQRFPGISTVLGGGLVTSWLSKPGWQNPFGGLADHLVAGPGEGPLLALLGANADSPCAAPDYSALPLHDYLAPGIILPYAASSGCYWNKCSFCPEKAEHNPYLPLPTTQVLHDINRLTKEIRPSLLHLLDNAVSPGLLTALSENPPGVPWYGFARVSPQLGNLDFCRQLRRSGCRMLKLGLESGDQGVLDAMDKGIDLPLVAGTLDALKAAGIATYIYLLFGTPSENLAAARRTLDFTVKHHEAISFLNLAVFNMPVAGPDAAALSVSDFYEGDLSLYSDFDHPLGWHRKEVRRFLDQEFKRHPAISAILRRDPPLFTSNHAPFFQ from the coding sequence ATACTGCTCATCAATCCGCCCATCGCCAAACCCTGCGAGCCGCCGGCAGGCATTGCCCGTCTGGCCGGGGCCCTGCGCGGGCGAAAGATCACCTGCACCACTCTTGATGCAAGCCTGGAGGGACTTCTTTTCCTTCTTGCCGATCCCCCTGCCGCGGACGACACCTGGAGCCGCCGCGCCTGCCGCAATCTGCGGCACAACCTTGCCGCCCTGCGCACCCCGGAGCCGTATGGCAATTTCGACCGCTACAGCCGGGCGGTAACCGATATCAATCGGGTGCTGACCCTGGCAGGCGCTCCCAGGCTGTCCCTTTCCCTGGTCAACTATCAGGATGAAACGCTGTCGCCCTTGAAAAGTAATGATCTGCTTCAGGCCGCGGCCCAGCCGGAAAGAAACATCTTTTACCCCTTCTTTGCCGAACGTATCACCCGTCTGGTGGAAACAGAACAGCCCGCGTTTGTCGGCATTTCGCTCAATTACCTGAGCCAGGCACTTCCCGCCTTTGCCATGCTCGGCTTTGTCCGTCAGCGTTTTCCCGGAATCAGTACCGTGCTCGGCGGCGGGCTTGTCACCTCCTGGCTCAGCAAGCCGGGCTGGCAAAATCCCTTTGGCGGACTGGCGGATCATCTGGTGGCCGGGCCGGGCGAAGGTCCGCTGCTCGCCCTGCTCGGCGCAAACGCCGACTCCCCCTGCGCCGCCCCGGACTACAGCGCCTTGCCCCTGCATGATTATCTTGCGCCGGGCATCATTCTGCCCTATGCCGCATCATCCGGCTGCTACTGGAACAAATGTTCCTTTTGTCCGGAAAAGGCGGAACACAATCCATATCTGCCCCTGCCGACCACGCAGGTGCTCCACGACATCAACCGTTTGACAAAAGAAATCCGTCCCAGCCTGCTTCACCTGCTCGACAATGCGGTCAGCCCGGGCCTGCTGACGGCCCTGAGCGAGAATCCACCCGGGGTTCCATGGTATGGTTTTGCCCGGGTCAGCCCGCAGCTCGGCAACCTCGACTTCTGCCGGCAGCTGCGCCGCTCCGGCTGCCGGATGCTGAAACTCGGCCTCGAATCAGGAGATCAGGGGGTGCTCGACGCCATGGACAAGGGCATCGACCTGCCGCTGGTTGCCGGAACGCTTGACGCGCTCAAGGCCGCGGGCATCGCCACCTACATCTATCTCCTTTTCGGCACCCCGTCGGAAAACCTCGCCGCAGCCCGGCGCACCCTTGATTTCACCGTCAAACACCATGAGGCCATCAGCTTCCTCAACCTGGCGGTCTTCAATATGCCGGTTGCCGGCCCCGATGCCGCGGCACTCTCGGTGAGCGATTTCTATGAAGGCGACCTTTCCCTCTACAGCGATTTCGACCACCCTCTTGGCTGGCACCGCAAGGAGGTACGCCGTTTTCTCGACCAGGAATTCAAGCGCCATCCGGCCATCAGTGCCATCCTGCGGCGCGATCCGCCCCTTTTCACCTCGAATCACGCCCCCTTTTTCCAATGA
- a CDS encoding penicillin-binding protein 1B, translating to MARKKKKSGKTPAGKNKKSGAMFKKAVGFFLLFVFVGLFLYVGHLDTVVRQKFAGKRWSLPAVVYARPLELFAGRAMTPGMLEEELLLAGYRAETEVKGAGGFHRQGNTIRLVSRDFHFADGLEKTARITVTFSNNAVRDIHDTGSGAVLSLVRLDPARIGSFHPLEHEDRVLLTRKELPDLLVKTLVAVEDRNFYSHMGVDLLAILRAAFANVRAGETVQGGSTLTQQLVKNFFLNNERTLRRKLNEAVMAILLESHYSKDEILAAYVNEVFLGQDGGRAVHGFGLAAQFYFRRDLGDLPAEQIAVLVGMVKGPSYYDPRRHPDRCRQRRDMVLSVMRERDILSEEQFIRAGNAPLTGVDKVMSGFNRFPAFLDLVRRQLTRDYQERDLTSDGLKIFTTLDPQVQKQVEKSLAETVAELEKKTGRKGLEGAVVVAGRENGEIQAIAGGRKPLDYGFNRALDASRPVGSLIKPVVFLTALMNGSTLASPLADTGLTLANPGGGKWTPANYDRKEHGTVPLVEALAFSYNLATVKTGMAVGVKKVIDTAKKLGAEGDFPAYPSFLLGAGQMTPLAVAGMYQTLAAGGFHVPQRAISSVLSADNKVVQSYGLSVEQRVDPLPVFLVNSGMQRVVSDGTAASLSRYLPPALAAAGKTGTSDDLKDSWFAGFTGDRLAVVWLGTDDNKPTGLTGSGGAMVVWGKIMGGLNPQPLDLAAPDGIEWARVGGADYSPSSRYRDRSVTLPFAPGTAPRGTLAAAPSSSPAPRNNNRGSGVLERLRKWLPW from the coding sequence TTGGCACGAAAAAAGAAAAAATCCGGGAAGACCCCGGCTGGAAAAAACAAAAAAAGCGGCGCCATGTTCAAAAAAGCAGTGGGATTTTTCCTGTTATTTGTCTTTGTCGGCTTGTTCCTTTATGTGGGCCATCTGGACACGGTGGTGCGCCAGAAGTTTGCCGGAAAGCGCTGGTCCCTGCCGGCAGTGGTGTATGCCCGGCCCTTGGAGCTTTTTGCCGGACGCGCCATGACGCCCGGCATGCTGGAGGAGGAATTGCTGCTTGCCGGTTACCGGGCTGAAACGGAGGTGAAAGGCGCCGGAGGATTCCATCGGCAGGGCAATACCATCCGACTGGTCAGCCGTGATTTTCACTTTGCCGACGGCCTGGAAAAAACGGCCCGGATTACCGTGACTTTCAGCAACAATGCGGTTCGCGACATACACGACACGGGCAGCGGCGCCGTTCTTTCCCTGGTTCGCCTCGATCCGGCCCGCATCGGCAGTTTTCATCCCCTGGAGCACGAGGATCGCGTGCTGCTGACCCGCAAGGAACTGCCTGATCTGCTGGTCAAAACACTGGTGGCGGTGGAGGACAGGAATTTTTATTCCCACATGGGCGTGGACCTGCTGGCCATTCTCCGGGCCGCCTTTGCCAATGTCCGTGCCGGGGAAACGGTGCAGGGCGGCAGCACCCTGACCCAGCAGCTGGTCAAGAATTTTTTTCTGAACAATGAGCGGACCCTGCGTCGCAAGCTGAACGAGGCGGTCATGGCGATTCTGCTTGAGTCCCATTACAGCAAGGATGAGATTCTTGCCGCCTATGTCAATGAGGTTTTTCTCGGCCAGGACGGCGGGCGGGCCGTGCATGGTTTCGGGCTGGCGGCCCAGTTCTATTTTCGCCGTGATCTGGGGGATCTCCCCGCCGAGCAGATCGCGGTGCTGGTCGGCATGGTGAAAGGGCCGTCCTATTATGACCCCCGCCGTCATCCCGACCGCTGCCGGCAACGGCGCGATATGGTGCTTTCGGTCATGCGGGAGCGCGACATTCTTTCCGAGGAGCAATTCATTCGGGCCGGGAATGCGCCGTTGACCGGCGTGGACAAGGTGATGAGCGGTTTCAACCGTTTTCCCGCCTTTCTTGATCTGGTACGCCGGCAGCTCACCCGTGATTATCAAGAGCGGGATCTCACCAGCGACGGGCTGAAGATATTCACCACCCTCGATCCCCAGGTGCAGAAACAGGTGGAAAAAAGCCTGGCGGAAACCGTGGCCGAGCTGGAAAAGAAGACGGGCCGCAAGGGGTTGGAAGGAGCGGTGGTGGTTGCCGGCCGGGAAAACGGCGAGATCCAGGCCATTGCCGGCGGGCGGAAACCGCTGGATTACGGTTTTAACCGCGCCCTTGACGCCAGCCGTCCGGTGGGTTCGCTGATAAAGCCCGTTGTTTTTCTCACCGCCTTGATGAACGGCTCTACCCTGGCAAGTCCGCTTGCCGATACCGGGCTCACCCTGGCAAATCCCGGGGGCGGTAAATGGACCCCGGCCAATTATGACCGCAAGGAGCACGGCACGGTGCCGCTGGTCGAGGCCCTGGCCTTTTCCTATAATCTGGCCACGGTGAAAACCGGAATGGCGGTCGGGGTGAAAAAGGTGATTGACACGGCAAAAAAACTGGGCGCGGAGGGCGATTTCCCGGCCTATCCCTCTTTTCTTCTCGGCGCCGGGCAGATGACCCCGCTGGCCGTGGCCGGGATGTACCAGACCCTGGCGGCCGGCGGATTTCACGTACCCCAGCGGGCCATCAGCAGCGTGCTTTCCGCGGATAACAAGGTGGTGCAGAGCTACGGCCTTTCAGTGGAACAGCGGGTAGATCCGCTGCCGGTTTTTCTGGTCAACAGCGGCATGCAGCGGGTGGTGAGCGACGGCACCGCCGCCTCTCTTTCCCGCTATCTTCCCCCGGCCCTTGCCGCGGCGGGCAAGACCGGCACATCCGATGATCTGAAAGACAGCTGGTTTGCCGGCTTCACCGGTGACCGGCTGGCGGTGGTCTGGCTCGGCACGGATGATAACAAGCCGACCGGACTCACCGGTTCGGGAGGTGCCATGGTGGTCTGGGGAAAAATAATGGGGGGGCTGAATCCGCAACCCCTTGATCTTGCCGCTCCTGACGGTATCGAATGGGCCCGGGTGGGAGGCGCCGACTATTCGCCGTCCAGCCGGTACCGGGACAGAAGCGTCACCCTGCCTTTTGCACCGGGCACCGCCCCCCGGGGAACGCTTGCCGCGGCGCCGTCATCTTCTCCCGCCCCGCGAAACAACAACCGGGGCAGCGGCGTGCTTGAGCGGCTGCGCAAATGGCTGCCGTGGTGA
- a CDS encoding alkylphosphonate utilization protein, which translates to MSSLPECPQCGSQYTYEEGTLFICPECGHEWAKDAKADDSGDKRVVRDAHGNVLRDGDTVTVIKGLKVKGSSSALKVGTKVKNIRLIGGDHEIDCRIDGFGAMQLKSEFVKKA; encoded by the coding sequence ATGAGCAGTTTGCCGGAATGTCCTCAATGCGGTTCGCAATACACATATGAAGAAGGAACATTGTTTATCTGCCCGGAATGCGGGCATGAATGGGCAAAAGATGCAAAGGCGGACGACAGTGGTGACAAGCGAGTCGTGCGTGACGCCCACGGCAATGTCCTGCGGGACGGTGATACCGTGACCGTGATCAAGGGCCTGAAGGTAAAGGGCTCTTCCTCGGCGCTTAAAGTCGGCACCAAGGTGAAGAACATCCGTCTGATCGGCGGCGATCATGAAATTGACTGCAGGATTGATGGATTCGGCGCAATGCAGCTGAAGTCGGAATTCGTCAAGAAGGCATAG
- a CDS encoding glycosyl transferase family 1, with product MISLTNISKQHGSQILFQGAGLQIPPGTRTGLVGPNGAGKSTIFRLITGEEEPDKGDVSCPKNIVIGYFSQDVGEMAGCSALEEVMSASSEVVRLGEEMRQMEAAMSLPMSDDEMTALLERYGNAVEQFEHRGGYDLDVRSQAVLTGLGIGPDDFHRPVESFSGGWKMRIELAKILTINPDFLLLDEPTNHLDVESIIWLEEWLTTEFKGAVLMTSHDRDFMNRIVSRIIEVANRTVTTYGGNYDFYLQEREIRREQLLASYRRQQEMLAKEEEFIARFAARPSHSAQVQSRVKKIDKIERIELPPEQRVISFEFAEPPRSGDDVLCLDNLSKFWELPDGGRKSVFGGISGMIRRREKIAVVGVNGAGKSTFLKVLAGRTDPSSGTVRVGANVGIGYFSQHSMELLDPARTVFETVQDAIPQATIGVIRNLCAAFLFQGEDVDKRISHLSGGEKSRVVLATLLARPHNLLILDEPTNHLDIQSRETLLQALTKYSGTVVLVSHDRHFLRSLVTRVFEIDHGEMRIYEGDYRYYLGKSAASGNAGRLG from the coding sequence ATGATTTCCCTGACCAATATCAGCAAGCAGCACGGCTCGCAAATCCTTTTCCAGGGGGCCGGCCTGCAGATTCCGCCCGGCACCCGCACCGGGCTGGTCGGCCCCAACGGCGCCGGCAAGAGTACCATTTTCCGCCTCATCACCGGCGAAGAGGAGCCTGACAAGGGAGACGTTTCCTGTCCCAAAAACATCGTCATCGGTTATTTTTCCCAGGATGTCGGCGAGATGGCCGGCTGTTCCGCCCTGGAGGAAGTCATGTCCGCTTCAAGCGAAGTGGTGCGGCTCGGGGAAGAGATGCGGCAAATGGAGGCCGCGATGAGCCTCCCCATGTCGGACGACGAAATGACGGCCCTGCTCGAACGGTACGGCAATGCGGTGGAGCAGTTCGAGCACCGGGGCGGTTACGATCTCGATGTTCGCAGCCAGGCGGTGCTCACCGGACTCGGCATCGGTCCGGACGACTTCCACCGGCCGGTGGAATCCTTTTCCGGCGGTTGGAAGATGCGCATCGAACTGGCCAAGATCCTGACCATTAATCCCGATTTCCTGCTGCTTGACGAACCCACCAACCACCTTGATGTCGAATCCATCATCTGGCTGGAGGAATGGCTGACCACTGAATTCAAGGGCGCCGTGCTGATGACCAGCCATGACCGGGATTTCATGAACCGCATCGTCTCCCGCATCATCGAGGTGGCCAACCGCACGGTGACCACCTACGGCGGCAACTATGACTTTTACCTGCAGGAACGGGAAATCCGCCGCGAACAGCTGCTGGCCAGCTACCGCAGGCAACAGGAGATGCTGGCCAAGGAGGAGGAGTTCATCGCCCGCTTTGCCGCCCGGCCCTCGCACTCCGCCCAGGTGCAGTCCCGGGTAAAAAAAATCGACAAGATCGAACGCATCGAACTGCCCCCGGAACAAAGGGTGATTTCCTTTGAATTTGCCGAACCGCCGCGCAGCGGTGACGATGTTCTCTGCCTGGACAACCTGAGCAAGTTCTGGGAGCTGCCGGACGGCGGAAGAAAATCAGTCTTCGGCGGCATTTCCGGCATGATCCGCCGGCGGGAAAAGATCGCGGTGGTGGGGGTGAACGGCGCGGGAAAATCGACCTTTCTCAAGGTGCTGGCCGGCCGGACCGACCCATCATCCGGCACGGTCAGGGTGGGGGCCAATGTCGGCATCGGCTACTTCAGCCAGCACTCCATGGAACTGCTCGATCCGGCCCGCACCGTCTTTGAAACGGTGCAGGACGCCATCCCCCAGGCCACCATCGGCGTCATCCGCAACCTCTGCGCCGCTTTTCTTTTCCAGGGCGAGGACGTCGACAAGCGCATCAGTCATCTTTCCGGCGGCGAAAAGAGCCGGGTGGTGCTGGCCACCCTGCTGGCCCGGCCCCACAACCTGCTCATCCTGGACGAGCCCACCAACCATCTCGACATCCAGTCCCGGGAAACCCTGCTTCAGGCGCTGACGAAATACAGCGGCACCGTGGTGCTGGTCAGCCATGACCGCCACTTTCTCCGCTCCCTGGTCACCCGGGTTTTTGAAATCGACCACGGCGAGATGCGAATCTACGAAGGCGACTACCGCTATTACCTGGGCAAATCCGCTGCAAGCGGAAATGCCGGCCGCCTTGGCTGA